The sequence TGACCACAGAGACTGAAATCTCGCCCACATATTCGGGAGCACATCTCTGGATAGCTGTCGCGATGATGCTCTGCGCCTTTTTCTCAGCATCCATTTTGGTCTGCTCTTCGATTTCCCTGAGCTCACGCGCAGCATCGATTTTAGCATCCTCAACAAGCTCGGAGATAAGCATCTGTTTTGCTTCCTCCCTTGTCATAGCGGCTATCTTTTCGATTTCGGCTATCATTCTGTTGCGGATCTCTTCGGCTTCCTCACGGAGCTTATCGAGAACTTTCTGCTTTTCTTCCGCTTCCTCGTATTTCTTAAGAAGAGCGTCTTCCTTTCTGGTAAGCTGATCAAGCTTGCCGTCTATGGATTCTTCTTTGGTCATAAGCCGTTTTTCAAGTGCGGCTATCTCTTTTTTCTTTTCTCTGGAGTCTCTTTCAACTTCCTGTTTACCTTTATAGACATAGTCCTTGGCTTCAAGCTTTGCTTCCTTGGTTATTTCGTCAGCTTCTTTTCTGGCTCTGCTTAAAATGTCTTCGGCTGTTTTGCTGTTTCTGATATTCTCATTATCATTCTTTCTTTTCTGATATAAAAGTCCCGCGAATATACCTGTCATAAGGCTCACGAGGACGAGTAACGCATGCAGACTGCTCATCTGCTCCTCCTGTATATGTAATTTTCAGTTATCAGCGCATCCAAGGGGAAATCATGCTCTTCCCTGTAAACCGTGCCGACAATCTGAAATCCGTAGCCCAGACCGGCTTTGACCGAAAGCGTCAGTCCGGGCAGTAGTCTGTCGTAGAAGCCGCCTCCGTAGCCAAGCCTGAAAAGCTCGCTGTCAAAAGCCAGTCCGGGCACGGCGACCACGTCAAAATCTGTTCTGTCATCTATCACAATCGGTTCCTTAACTCCGTAAGAACCCGTCTGTAATCCTCCGTTATAGGGTCCGGTAACCAGTCTGCCCTCTTTCAGTTTCGGCAAATAGACTTCCGTTCCTCCGTTCATTAATTGTAGCGCAAGATTTTCCGTTTTCACCTCGTTGTTTATATCTGAGTACAAAAGCACTCTTTTTGCCGATTTATACTCGGCAAGGAATTTTTCGCATATCGCGTCCGAAGCCTCAGTGACAAAAGAGCATGGCAGGCTGCCGCGCTTTTCCTTCATCTGCTTCCTGAGAGCGGCTTTACTCATACTTCTTCACGCCGTCCCAGAGTCTTTTAAGGCGTTCAGAGAA is a genomic window of Geovibrio thiophilus containing:
- a CDS encoding 5-formyltetrahydrofolate cyclo-ligase, yielding MSKAALRKQMKEKRGSLPCSFVTEASDAICEKFLAEYKSAKRVLLYSDINNEVKTENLALQLMNGGTEVYLPKLKEGRLVTGPYNGGLQTGSYGVKEPIVIDDRTDFDVVAVPGLAFDSELFRLGYGGGFYDRLLPGLTLSVKAGLGYGFQIVGTVYREEHDFPLDALITENYIYRRSR